One Natrinema marinum genomic window carries:
- a CDS encoding metal ABC transporter substrate-binding protein encodes MDWTRRDVVKAGAGVAAGALAGCLDDIEASDRSLDGGYAAFFTLWDWAQRVSGDAIAFENPVGTGQAGHGWSPSGDLTRDIADAGVFVYFDTPEFSWAQDIAATLEADYDDVAVIDGLEGLEEQLLGWDHEVETGGHGGDGRHNDTEDGDHDEHDGGGNHGDGGHGHDESSIDPHVWLDPVLAGEIVGTIADGLADADPDNAGTYEEHADAYRDELEALDGQFEEVIDAANRQTAVYAGHDSFTYLQERYEFGIHTPVGVSPQEEPSPNDISETIDLVDSQGIETILYNPFEAVDGDYPLVNTIVAESDATDAMPVTHLSGTFARWQDQNWGYLEQMQEINVPAFREALDAQ; translated from the coding sequence ATGGACTGGACGCGACGCGATGTGGTGAAAGCGGGCGCTGGGGTAGCCGCCGGGGCGCTGGCCGGTTGTCTCGACGACATCGAGGCCTCGGATCGGTCCCTCGACGGCGGGTACGCCGCCTTCTTCACCCTCTGGGACTGGGCACAACGCGTGAGCGGCGACGCGATCGCCTTCGAGAACCCCGTGGGAACCGGTCAGGCGGGCCACGGCTGGTCGCCCAGCGGCGACCTCACTCGCGACATCGCCGACGCCGGCGTCTTCGTCTACTTCGATACGCCCGAGTTCTCGTGGGCCCAGGACATCGCGGCCACGCTCGAGGCCGACTACGACGACGTCGCCGTGATCGACGGACTGGAGGGACTCGAAGAGCAGTTGCTCGGCTGGGACCACGAGGTCGAGACCGGCGGCCACGGCGGAGACGGCCGTCACAACGACACTGAGGACGGCGACCACGACGAGCACGACGGCGGCGGGAACCACGGCGACGGCGGCCACGGCCACGACGAGTCGTCGATCGATCCCCACGTCTGGCTCGATCCCGTGCTCGCGGGGGAGATCGTCGGCACCATCGCCGACGGCCTCGCCGACGCCGACCCGGACAACGCCGGCACCTACGAGGAACACGCCGACGCGTACCGAGACGAGCTCGAGGCTCTCGACGGGCAGTTCGAGGAAGTAATCGATGCGGCGAACCGCCAAACGGCTGTCTACGCCGGCCACGACTCGTTTACCTACCTGCAGGAGCGCTACGAGTTCGGGATCCACACGCCGGTCGGCGTCTCCCCGCAGGAGGAACCGAGTCCGAACGATATCTCGGAAACGATCGACCTCGTCGATAGTCAGGGAATCGAGACGATCCTCTACAACCCCTTCGAGGCGGTCGACGGCGACTACCCGCTCGTCAACACGATCGTCGCGGAGAGCGACGCCACCGACGCGATGCCGGTCACCCATCTCTCCGGAACCTTCGCTCGGTGGCAGGATCAAAACTGGGGCTATCTCGAACAGATGCAAGAGATAAACGTCCCCGCGTTCAGAGAGGCACTAGACGCACAGTGA
- a CDS encoding DHH family phosphoesterase, with product MSTGVTISSISDYAILGCGSVGYAVAEELAEQGKDVFIIDQDESRVESLRDQDLDARSADIREASVADLVADRDVVLILASDVESNKRAVEHIRNGGDNQFIVARASDPVSGDELSELGADIVINPSSVIAESALRALESGELEYNAGKLAGIVEETTTRLAVVTQDSPDPDSIASAAALQAIADHLGVESDIIYLGDVGHQENRAFVNLLGIDLVGWDEIEDHTIYDTVALVDHATSSEMELPVDIVIDHHEAESETEFEPEFVDIRPNMSSTSTIMTKYIQEFDMNVSEEVATALLYGIRAETLDFKRDTTPADLTAAAYLYPFANHDTLEQVESPSMSPETLDVLAEAITNRDVQGSHLVSNAGFVRDREALTQAASHLLNLEGVTTTAVFGIADETIFLAGRSKDIRINIGKVLDDAYGEIGETAGHSTQASAEIPLGIFTGIEISEDTRDTLLDLTEEAVKRTLFDAMGVEGSSEGSNGS from the coding sequence ATGAGTACGGGGGTTACGATTTCATCGATCTCTGACTACGCTATCTTAGGCTGTGGCAGCGTGGGGTACGCCGTCGCGGAGGAACTTGCCGAACAGGGCAAGGACGTTTTCATCATCGATCAAGACGAGAGTCGCGTCGAGTCGCTCCGAGATCAGGACCTAGACGCCCGGTCGGCCGATATTCGCGAAGCTTCGGTCGCGGATCTCGTCGCGGACCGCGACGTCGTTCTTATCCTGGCCTCGGATGTCGAATCCAACAAGCGCGCCGTCGAACACATCCGCAACGGCGGCGACAACCAGTTCATCGTCGCTCGCGCGAGTGACCCCGTCTCCGGCGACGAACTCTCCGAACTCGGGGCCGACATCGTCATCAACCCTTCCTCGGTCATCGCCGAATCCGCACTGCGAGCCCTCGAGTCAGGCGAACTCGAGTACAACGCGGGCAAACTCGCGGGGATCGTCGAGGAGACCACGACCCGGCTGGCGGTCGTCACCCAGGACAGCCCCGACCCGGACTCGATCGCCAGCGCGGCGGCCTTGCAGGCGATTGCCGACCACCTCGGCGTCGAGTCGGACATCATCTATCTGGGCGACGTGGGCCACCAGGAGAACCGCGCGTTCGTCAATTTGCTCGGGATCGATCTCGTCGGGTGGGACGAGATCGAGGATCACACGATCTACGATACCGTGGCGCTGGTCGACCACGCCACCTCGAGCGAGATGGAGCTTCCGGTCGACATCGTGATCGACCACCACGAGGCGGAATCGGAGACGGAGTTCGAACCCGAGTTCGTCGACATCCGGCCGAACATGTCATCGACGTCGACGATCATGACGAAGTACATTCAGGAGTTCGATATGAACGTCTCCGAGGAGGTCGCCACCGCGTTGCTCTACGGCATCCGCGCGGAGACCCTGGATTTCAAACGCGACACCACCCCCGCTGATCTGACCGCCGCCGCCTACCTCTATCCCTTCGCGAACCACGACACGTTAGAACAGGTCGAATCGCCGTCGATGTCCCCCGAGACGCTGGACGTGCTCGCCGAAGCGATCACGAACCGGGACGTGCAGGGCAGCCACCTCGTCTCCAACGCCGGCTTCGTCCGCGACCGCGAGGCGCTGACCCAGGCTGCCAGCCACCTGCTGAACCTCGAGGGCGTCACCACCACGGCGGTCTTCGGCATCGCCGACGAGACGATCTTCCTCGCCGGGCGCTCGAAGGACATCCGCATCAACATCGGCAAGGTGCTCGACGACGCCTACGGCGAAATCGGCGAGACGGCCGGTCACTCGACACAGGCCAGCGCGGAGATCCCGCTGGGCATCTTTACCGGGATCGAAATTTCGGAGGACACGCGGGACACGCTGCTCGATCTGACCGAAGAGGCGGTCAAGCGGACGCTGTTCGACGCGATGGGGGTCGAGGGAAGCAGCGAGGGCTCGAACGGTAGTTAG
- a CDS encoding YhjD/YihY/BrkB family envelope integrity protein, with amino-acid sequence MSSSDRGTVTFAKSVVTGIQEKNVTFMAASIAYQAFVSLIPLLVLLFFLVSLVGDQALATRVSSMTEGFLPESGQVLLEGGIEGDTGSVGTSVIGIVVLLWGALKIFRGLDTAFSEIYATTEKNSLTDQLRDGVVVFGAIGVALVAAAVTTIVFAFFPSIPFIGLLNPLLLVVGLTIAFLPMYYFFPDVDVSVRQVLPGVIVAAVGWAALQSLFQIYVSLSSSSESAGPVGAILLLLTWLYFGGLVLLVGAVVNATHSDHIEIEPDETTAGDDSLEGIPEDPDREPFVDSTARERERLEERISELRRERDTLRNDHEAQRTRRYRLEDRVDDLDAKIDGLEAENRALADENERLRRELEASRGTSWRRGFRGLSRRAETLKIGVVENRNK; translated from the coding sequence ATGAGCAGCAGCGACCGCGGCACGGTCACCTTCGCGAAGTCGGTCGTGACGGGGATTCAAGAGAAGAACGTGACGTTCATGGCGGCGAGCATCGCCTATCAGGCGTTCGTCTCGCTGATCCCGCTGCTCGTCCTCCTCTTTTTCCTCGTCTCGCTCGTTGGCGACCAGGCCCTCGCGACGCGAGTGTCGTCGATGACCGAAGGGTTCCTCCCCGAGAGCGGCCAGGTGTTGCTCGAAGGGGGGATCGAAGGCGATACCGGAAGCGTCGGAACGTCAGTAATCGGCATCGTCGTGCTCCTCTGGGGGGCGCTGAAGATCTTCCGCGGACTCGACACCGCGTTCTCCGAGATCTACGCGACGACCGAGAAGAACTCCTTGACCGACCAACTGCGCGACGGAGTCGTCGTCTTCGGGGCCATCGGCGTCGCGCTGGTCGCGGCGGCGGTAACGACCATCGTGTTCGCGTTCTTCCCGAGCATTCCCTTCATAGGGCTGTTGAATCCGCTGTTGCTCGTCGTCGGGTTGACGATCGCGTTCCTCCCGATGTACTACTTCTTCCCCGACGTCGATGTCTCCGTTCGGCAGGTGCTACCGGGCGTGATCGTCGCCGCCGTCGGCTGGGCGGCCCTCCAGTCGCTGTTCCAGATATACGTCTCCCTCTCGAGCAGCTCAGAGTCGGCCGGCCCAGTCGGGGCCATCCTCCTCTTGCTGACATGGTTGTACTTCGGCGGACTGGTGTTGCTCGTCGGTGCCGTCGTCAACGCCACTCACTCGGACCACATCGAGATCGAGCCCGACGAGACAACCGCCGGTGACGACTCGCTCGAGGGAATTCCCGAGGACCCGGACCGCGAACCGTTCGTCGATTCGACGGCTCGCGAGCGCGAACGACTCGAGGAGCGCATTTCGGAGCTTCGCCGGGAGCGCGATACCCTGCGAAACGACCACGAAGCCCAGCGGACGCGCCGGTACCGACTCGAGGACCGCGTCGACGATCTCGATGCGAAGATCGACGGTCTCGAGGCCGAAAATCGGGCGCTTGCGGACGAGAACGAACGGCTCCGACGCGAACTCGAGGCCAGTCGGGGCACGTCGTGGCGACGGGGGTTTCGCGGCCTGTCGCGGCGAGCCGAGACGCTGAAGATCGGCGTCGTCGAGAATCGGAACAAGTAG
- a CDS encoding acetate--CoA ligase family protein, protein MGRLSTLFDPETVAVVGATDREGAVGRAILENLRDEFAGRVVPINPSRDEVLGLECYPDATSAPPLDLAVVVVPPEIVIESIRDLAEAGTENVVVITAGFSETGSEGAARERRLREIAAEHDLNVVGPNSLGIMSTPNGMNATFGPESALEGSISFMSQSGAFITAVLDWANDQGIGFRDVVSLGNKSVLDETDFIREWGDDPDTDVIIGYLEDIGDGQAFLEAAREVTTETPIVLVKSGRTDAGAQAASSHTGAIAGSERAYEAGLEQAGVIRARSVQELFDYARALSGLPEPESDGVAVVTNAGGPGVLTTDAVGDSRLAMASFTDETIDRLAEAMPDEANVYNPIDAIGDADVERFAEALEIALEDPNVGSAIVVAAPTAVLPYDDLAETVIDELEAHETPVVACLMGGERAREAEATLRESGVPNYFDPSRAVAGLDALARFRDVRRRTVAEPEAFDVDRERAREILARTKRRSDNRLGVESMDLLEAYGIPTPAGEIVDDPDRAREVAEGIDGDVVLKIVSPDISHKSDIGGVKVGVADEDVYDAYEDIVARARTYQPDATIVGVQVQELLDLESATETIVGVNRDPQFGPLLLFGLGGIFVEILEDTSVRVAPIGEDEAREMVDEIRAAPLLRGARGREPADVEGVVETIQRLSQLVTDFPAILELDVNPLVAGPDGVQAVDLRLTVDPDELDTEEP, encoded by the coding sequence ATGGGACGGTTATCCACACTCTTCGATCCCGAGACCGTCGCCGTGGTCGGCGCGACCGACCGCGAGGGCGCGGTCGGGCGGGCGATCCTCGAGAACCTGCGCGACGAGTTCGCGGGGAGGGTCGTGCCGATCAACCCCTCGCGCGACGAAGTGCTCGGGCTCGAGTGTTATCCGGACGCGACGAGCGCGCCGCCGCTCGATCTGGCGGTGGTCGTGGTCCCGCCCGAGATCGTGATCGAATCGATCCGCGATCTCGCCGAGGCGGGCACCGAAAACGTCGTCGTCATCACCGCCGGCTTCTCGGAGACGGGCAGCGAGGGCGCCGCGCGGGAACGACGGCTCCGCGAGATCGCCGCCGAACACGACCTGAACGTCGTCGGCCCCAATAGCCTGGGGATCATGTCGACGCCGAACGGCATGAACGCCACGTTCGGCCCGGAGAGCGCGCTCGAGGGCTCGATCTCCTTTATGAGCCAGTCGGGGGCGTTCATCACGGCCGTCCTCGACTGGGCCAACGACCAGGGGATCGGCTTTCGAGACGTGGTCTCGCTCGGCAACAAGTCGGTCTTAGACGAGACGGACTTTATCCGCGAGTGGGGCGACGACCCCGACACCGACGTGATCATCGGCTATCTCGAGGACATCGGCGACGGACAGGCGTTTCTCGAGGCCGCCCGCGAGGTGACGACGGAGACACCGATCGTCCTCGTCAAGTCCGGCCGGACCGACGCCGGCGCGCAGGCGGCCTCCTCGCACACCGGTGCGATCGCGGGCAGCGAGCGGGCCTACGAGGCCGGCCTCGAGCAGGCCGGCGTGATCCGCGCGCGCTCGGTTCAAGAACTGTTCGACTACGCGCGGGCGCTTTCGGGACTGCCCGAGCCCGAGTCCGACGGCGTCGCCGTCGTCACGAACGCGGGCGGCCCCGGCGTGCTCACGACCGACGCCGTCGGCGACTCGCGCCTCGCAATGGCCTCCTTCACCGACGAGACGATCGATCGGCTCGCCGAGGCGATGCCCGACGAGGCCAACGTCTATAATCCGATCGACGCGATCGGTGACGCCGACGTCGAGCGGTTCGCCGAGGCCTTAGAGATCGCGCTCGAAGACCCCAACGTGGGCAGCGCGATCGTCGTCGCCGCGCCGACGGCGGTGCTCCCCTACGACGACCTCGCCGAGACCGTCATCGACGAACTCGAGGCCCACGAGACGCCGGTCGTCGCCTGTCTGATGGGCGGCGAGCGGGCCCGCGAGGCCGAAGCGACGCTGCGGGAGTCAGGGGTTCCGAACTACTTCGATCCCTCGCGGGCGGTGGCGGGACTCGATGCGCTGGCGCGGTTTCGCGACGTTCGACGGCGGACGGTCGCCGAGCCCGAGGCGTTCGACGTGGATCGCGAGCGCGCCCGCGAGATTCTGGCACGAACGAAGCGGCGCAGCGACAACCGACTCGGCGTCGAGTCGATGGACCTACTCGAGGCCTACGGGATCCCCACGCCCGCGGGCGAGATCGTCGACGACCCCGACCGCGCCCGCGAGGTCGCCGAAGGGATCGACGGTGACGTCGTCCTGAAGATCGTCAGCCCCGACATCTCACACAAGTCCGATATCGGCGGCGTCAAGGTCGGCGTCGCCGACGAGGACGTCTACGACGCCTACGAGGACATCGTCGCTCGAGCGCGCACCTACCAACCCGACGCGACGATCGTCGGCGTGCAGGTCCAGGAACTGCTCGACCTCGAGTCGGCGACCGAAACCATCGTCGGGGTGAACCGCGATCCGCAGTTCGGCCCGCTGTTGCTGTTCGGGCTGGGCGGCATCTTCGTCGAGATTCTCGAGGACACGTCGGTTCGCGTGGCTCCGATCGGCGAGGACGAGGCCCGCGAGATGGTCGACGAGATCCGTGCTGCGCCGCTTTTGCGCGGCGCTCGCGGCCGCGAGCCCGCAGACGTCGAGGGCGTCGTCGAGACGATCCAGCGACTCTCCCAGCTGGTGACGGACTTCCCGGCGATCCTCGAACTCGACGTGAACCCGCTCGTGGCGGGCCCCGATGGTGTACAGGCGGTCGACCTGCGGCTCACCGTCGACCCGGACGAACTCGACACGGAGGAACCATGA
- a CDS encoding metal ABC transporter ATP-binding protein, which yields MTVVALENVTFAYGAQPAVKDVSLTVEDGDFLGLIGPNGSGKTTLLHLMLGLRSPDSGSIELFGEPVDEFDDGERIGYVSQQATSGGGSMPVTVREAVTMGRFAHAGYGRLSDEDRAAVADALETVGIADLADRQVNQLSGGQRQRAYIARALASEADLLALDEPTVGVDAESRDAFYQLLESLNDDGITIILIEHDIGVVTDRATRIACINTELYHHGDTESFVESDALTEAYGATGQVVHHHH from the coding sequence GTGACCGTCGTCGCCCTCGAGAACGTGACGTTCGCCTACGGCGCACAGCCCGCCGTGAAAGACGTCTCGCTGACGGTCGAGGACGGCGACTTTCTGGGACTGATCGGCCCCAACGGCTCGGGCAAGACGACGCTGCTCCATCTCATGCTCGGCCTCCGCAGCCCAGACAGCGGCTCGATCGAGCTGTTCGGCGAGCCGGTCGACGAGTTCGACGACGGCGAGCGGATCGGTTACGTCTCCCAGCAGGCCACGAGCGGCGGCGGTTCGATGCCCGTCACCGTCCGCGAGGCCGTCACCATGGGCCGGTTCGCCCACGCGGGCTACGGGCGACTGAGCGACGAGGACCGCGCGGCCGTCGCCGACGCCCTCGAGACGGTCGGCATCGCCGACCTCGCGGATCGACAGGTCAACCAGCTGTCGGGCGGCCAGCGCCAGCGCGCCTACATCGCGCGGGCGCTCGCCTCCGAGGCCGACCTGCTGGCGTTGGACGAACCCACCGTCGGGGTCGACGCCGAATCCCGCGACGCCTTCTACCAGTTGCTCGAGTCGCTCAACGACGACGGGATCACGATCATCCTGATCGAACACGACATCGGCGTCGTCACGGACCGCGCGACTCGGATCGCCTGCATCAACACGGAGCTGTACCACCACGGCGACACCGAATCGTTCGTCGAGAGCGACGCCTTGACCGAGGCCTACGGCGCGACGGGCCAGGTCGTCCATCACCACCACTGA
- a CDS encoding PRC-barrel domain-containing protein yields the protein MDDIPQEITSLVGREVYSNNGVFVGEVEDLRLNIDGEAVTGLALSNLNSELFANEARSGQGVIVPYRWVRSVGDIILINDVVERVREPDEEEDELLA from the coding sequence ATGGACGACATTCCCCAGGAGATCACGTCCCTCGTCGGTCGCGAGGTGTACTCGAACAACGGCGTCTTCGTCGGCGAAGTCGAGGACCTCCGGCTGAACATCGACGGCGAAGCGGTCACCGGACTGGCGCTGTCGAACCTCAACAGCGAACTGTTCGCGAACGAAGCCCGCAGCGGCCAGGGCGTCATCGTTCCCTACCGCTGGGTGCGGTCGGTCGGCGACATCATCCTCATCAATGACGTCGTCGAGCGCGTCCGCGAGCCCGACGAGGAAGAAGACGAGCTGCTGGCCTGA
- a CDS encoding enoyl-CoA hydratase/isomerase family protein produces MANVTVSHDDADRFATVTIDRPDAGNAMSPAVIAELQELIEATAADESVRSIVVTGAGGTFSAGADIDVLAARADDPDAVVDYLDSFSELYARMEGVSVPIIGRVNGPAYGGGYELAMACDVRIASTEAELCPAELRMGIVPPFERLAMELGEGLARELCFTGGVLEAEAVADAGLFSRVVAPERLDDAVRDIASRIAARSPNAVAQTKRAMVRHRADEIARGRAYRHALDEQCVRHPDFAESVAAFREGREPDYE; encoded by the coding sequence ATGGCCAACGTTACCGTTTCACACGACGATGCGGACCGGTTCGCGACCGTGACGATCGACCGCCCGGACGCGGGCAACGCGATGTCCCCGGCCGTTATCGCCGAACTGCAGGAACTCATCGAGGCGACCGCGGCGGACGAATCCGTCCGATCGATCGTCGTCACCGGCGCCGGCGGGACCTTCTCGGCGGGCGCCGACATAGACGTGCTCGCCGCTCGAGCCGACGATCCCGATGCCGTGGTCGACTACCTCGACTCGTTTTCGGAGCTGTACGCCCGCATGGAGGGCGTCTCGGTGCCGATCATCGGGCGGGTAAACGGCCCCGCGTACGGCGGCGGCTACGAACTCGCGATGGCCTGCGACGTTCGGATCGCCTCGACCGAGGCGGAACTCTGTCCGGCGGAGCTTCGAATGGGGATCGTACCGCCGTTCGAGCGCCTCGCCATGGAACTCGGCGAGGGCCTCGCGCGGGAGCTGTGTTTCACCGGGGGCGTCCTCGAGGCCGAGGCAGTCGCCGACGCCGGCCTGTTCAGTCGCGTCGTCGCGCCGGAGCGACTCGACGACGCGGTTCGCGATATCGCAAGTCGGATCGCCGCCCGGAGTCCGAACGCGGTCGCACAGACGAAGCGGGCGATGGTCAGACACCGGGCCGACGAGATCGCTCGCGGGCGGGCGTATCGACACGCGCTCGACGAGCAGTGCGTGCGCCACCCGGACTTCGCCGAGTCGGTCGCGGCGTTTCGCGAGGGACGAGAGCCCGACTACGAGTGA
- a CDS encoding sugar kinase — MARNVLVTGETLIDFIPERSGPLEEVAGFERRPGGAPANVAVALARLERPPFFWTRVGDDSFGRYLERTLAEYGLPDRFVERDADAKTALAFVTHDETGDREFSFYRDGTADTRLEPGRIDDETLAACEWVHAGGVALSSGTARAATLDLLERAAAAGCTVSFDPNWRPELWSDEETFAAAMDDALAHVDVCFATVAELEALGVDGDSPRGLARAAIDRWSGHTVVLTRGSEGAVAAAGDDAPWSADAVEHPGFDVDAVDTTGAGDAFVGGAIDALQRGHDLADAAAFANAVAATATTAPGAMTALPTREDVTAVLER; from the coding sequence ATGGCCCGGAACGTCCTCGTCACCGGCGAGACGCTGATCGATTTCATCCCCGAGCGGTCGGGGCCGCTCGAGGAAGTCGCCGGCTTCGAGCGTCGCCCCGGTGGTGCGCCGGCAAACGTCGCCGTCGCGCTTGCACGTCTCGAGCGCCCGCCGTTCTTTTGGACCCGCGTCGGCGACGACTCGTTCGGGCGCTATCTCGAGCGAACGCTCGCCGAGTACGGCCTCCCTGATCGGTTCGTCGAGCGCGACGCCGACGCGAAGACGGCGCTCGCGTTCGTCACCCACGACGAGACCGGCGACCGCGAGTTCAGTTTCTACCGCGACGGAACCGCCGACACGCGCCTCGAGCCCGGCCGTATCGACGACGAGACGCTGGCGGCCTGCGAGTGGGTCCACGCCGGCGGCGTCGCCCTCTCGAGTGGCACCGCGCGCGCGGCGACGCTGGACCTGCTCGAGCGCGCGGCGGCCGCGGGCTGTACCGTCTCGTTCGATCCGAACTGGCGACCCGAACTGTGGTCGGACGAGGAGACGTTCGCGGCTGCGATGGACGACGCGCTCGCCCACGTCGACGTCTGTTTCGCGACGGTCGCCGAACTCGAGGCGCTGGGTGTCGACGGCGACTCGCCGCGGGGGCTCGCTCGAGCGGCGATCGACCGCTGGTCGGGCCACACCGTCGTCCTGACGCGCGGGAGCGAGGGGGCGGTCGCCGCCGCTGGCGACGACGCGCCGTGGTCCGCGGACGCGGTCGAACATCCGGGGTTCGATGTCGACGCCGTCGATACGACGGGGGCGGGCGACGCGTTCGTCGGCGGGGCGATCGACGCCCTCCAGCGCGGGCACGACCTCGCCGACGCCGCGGCGTTCGCGAACGCAGTCGCGGCGACGGCGACTACCGCACCGGGTGCCATGACTGCGCTCCCGACGCGTGAGGATGTGACGGCGGTGCTCGAGCGGTAG
- a CDS encoding phosphotransacetylase family protein, with product MTDTDSDPEPTDAESETEPAATDAKSGGDIDTLLVSSLAESTGKTAISLALARLARDEGDSVGYMKPKGTRLQSNVGKTLDEDPLLARELLELEAEMHDLEPVVYSPTFIEQAIRGREDPGELRDRVGEAFETLAAGRDRMFVEGGGRYDVGGIVELADADIADLLDARVLLIAPYEVPADIDDVIAAAESFGDRLEGVVFNNVSDAAFDGLETDVIPFLEDRGIPVHGVLPSERELSGVTVADLADELGATTLVDAGQDAYVERFAVGAMGADSALRRFRRTKNAAVITGGDRAEIHTAALEAPGVRCLILTGGHRPSGAILGQASEKGVPILAVRTDTLATVERAEDVIRSGRTRDEATVDRMQRLLSDHAAVDAILE from the coding sequence ATGACCGACACCGACTCAGACCCCGAACCCACGGACGCCGAATCGGAGACCGAACCCGCCGCCACCGACGCCAAGTCCGGCGGCGACATCGACACGCTGCTCGTCAGCTCGCTCGCCGAGAGCACCGGGAAAACCGCGATCTCGCTGGCGCTCGCCCGGCTCGCGCGCGACGAGGGCGACAGCGTCGGCTACATGAAGCCCAAGGGGACCCGGCTGCAGAGCAACGTCGGGAAGACCTTGGACGAGGACCCGCTGCTCGCCCGCGAACTGCTCGAGCTCGAGGCCGAGATGCACGATCTCGAGCCAGTCGTCTACTCGCCGACGTTCATCGAGCAGGCGATCCGCGGCCGCGAGGACCCAGGCGAACTCCGCGACCGTGTCGGCGAGGCCTTCGAGACGCTCGCGGCCGGCCGGGACCGCATGTTCGTCGAGGGCGGCGGCCGCTACGATGTCGGCGGTATCGTCGAGCTGGCGGACGCCGACATCGCGGACCTGCTGGACGCGCGCGTGTTGCTGATCGCACCCTACGAGGTGCCCGCAGATATCGACGACGTCATCGCCGCCGCGGAGTCGTTCGGCGATCGCCTCGAGGGCGTCGTCTTCAACAACGTCTCCGACGCGGCCTTCGACGGCCTCGAGACGGACGTGATCCCGTTCCTCGAGGATCGCGGGATTCCGGTCCACGGCGTCCTCCCGAGCGAGCGCGAACTCTCGGGTGTGACCGTCGCGGATCTCGCGGACGAACTCGGCGCGACGACGCTCGTCGACGCCGGACAGGATGCCTACGTCGAGCGGTTCGCCGTCGGCGCGATGGGCGCCGACAGCGCCCTGCGACGGTTCCGTCGGACGAAAAACGCCGCCGTCATCACCGGCGGCGACCGCGCCGAGATTCACACCGCCGCGCTCGAGGCTCCCGGCGTCCGCTGTCTCATCCTCACCGGCGGCCACCGGCCCTCGGGGGCGATCCTCGGCCAGGCCAGCGAGAAGGGCGTGCCGATCCTCGCGGTCCGGACGGACACGCTTGCGACCGTCGAACGCGCCGAGGACGTGATTCGGAGCGGCCGGACGCGAGACGAGGCGACCGTCGATCGGATGCAGCGACTGCTGTCCGATCACGCCGCGGTCGACGCGATCCTCGAGTAG
- a CDS encoding metal ABC transporter permease — protein MTQGISLRRRLEQVGIGLTALLAVAMIGLLAIDALREAPVVGVLYEQARIAGWWVDHYLGTNVFYHPFMWRSIATGLLIGVVAPLVGTYLVHREMALIGETLAHTAFAGVAVGFLVSGATGWQGSLMLVALVVGILGALGVQWLAERTDTYGDVPIAIMLTGSFAVGTLVISYGRGMTGINVEDYIFGSISVVTPSGARLMAVITVLVVAAVVATYKQLLFITFDEQAARVARLDVTWYNTLLIVMTAVVVVGAMQILGVILVAAMLVVPVAAATQLAHSFRETLSLSILFGQVAVIGGFVLSISQELPTGGSIVVVAIACYLLAVAASSRSTAALSTH, from the coding sequence ATGACGCAGGGAATCTCACTCCGGCGGCGACTCGAGCAGGTCGGCATCGGACTGACCGCGCTCCTCGCGGTCGCGATGATCGGCCTGCTCGCGATCGACGCGCTACGCGAGGCGCCGGTCGTCGGCGTCCTCTACGAGCAGGCCCGGATCGCGGGCTGGTGGGTCGATCACTACCTCGGGACGAACGTGTTCTATCATCCGTTCATGTGGCGCTCGATCGCGACGGGGCTCCTGATCGGGGTCGTCGCGCCGCTGGTTGGCACCTATCTCGTCCACCGCGAGATGGCCCTGATCGGCGAGACGCTGGCTCACACGGCCTTCGCCGGGGTCGCGGTCGGCTTCCTCGTCAGCGGCGCGACCGGCTGGCAGGGCTCGCTGATGCTCGTCGCACTGGTCGTCGGGATCCTCGGCGCGCTCGGCGTCCAGTGGCTGGCCGAGCGGACCGACACCTACGGCGACGTGCCGATCGCGATCATGCTGACCGGCAGCTTCGCCGTCGGGACGCTGGTCATCAGCTACGGCCGCGGGATGACCGGCATCAACGTCGAGGACTACATCTTCGGCAGCATCTCCGTCGTCACCCCCTCGGGCGCGCGGCTGATGGCCGTCATCACCGTCCTCGTCGTCGCCGCCGTCGTCGCGACCTACAAGCAACTCCTGTTCATCACCTTCGACGAGCAGGCTGCCCGCGTCGCGCGCCTCGACGTGACGTGGTACAACACCTTACTGATCGTCATGACCGCCGTCGTCGTCGTGGGCGCGATGCAGATCCTCGGCGTGATCCTCGTCGCCGCGATGCTGGTCGTCCCCGTCGCCGCGGCCACCCAGCTCGCTCACAGCTTCCGCGAGACGCTGTCCCTCTCGATCCTGTTCGGACAAGTCGCGGTCATCGGCGGCTTCGTCCTCTCGATCTCGCAGGAACTGCCGACCGGCGGCTCGATCGTCGTCGTCGCCATCGCCTGCTACCTGCTCGCGGTCGCCGCCTCGAGTCGGTCGACGGCGGCGCTCTCGACGCACTGA